One Thermus sp. CCB_US3_UF1 DNA window includes the following coding sequences:
- a CDS encoding nucleotide pyrophosphohydrolase translates to MGELTFKQAQREVDAWISGFQEGYFPPLLMLARLAEELGEVARVLAHRHGKRPKPGEEEGDLAEELADLLFVLISLANREGIDLEEAFRKAMAKYRARDEKRWTKKE, encoded by the coding sequence ATGGGCGAGCTCACCTTCAAGCAGGCCCAAAGGGAGGTGGACGCCTGGATCTCCGGGTTCCAGGAGGGCTACTTCCCTCCCCTCCTGATGCTGGCCCGCCTGGCGGAGGAGCTCGGGGAGGTGGCCCGGGTCCTGGCCCACCGCCACGGCAAGCGGCCCAAGCCGGGGGAGGAGGAAGGGGATCTGGCCGAGGAACTGGCCGACCTCCTCTTTGTCCTCATCTCCCTGGCCAACCGGGAAGGGATTGACCTAGAGGAGGCCTTCCGCAAGGCCATGGCCAAGTACCGGGCCCGGGACGAAAAGCGGTGGACGAAAAAGGAATGA
- a CDS encoding phage holin family protein, with amino-acid sequence MRGLLVRLLLNTLALWLVSLLYPGVRFAPGAGLLDYLVAGAIWGLANALLRPLLLLLTLPLNLLTLGLFTLAVNGAVLYLVAEATALEVQGFLGALVGALILSLVSLFLNWLFRD; translated from the coding sequence ATGCGCGGCCTATTGGTAAGGCTTCTTCTAAACACCTTGGCCCTTTGGCTGGTGAGCCTCCTCTACCCCGGGGTCCGCTTCGCCCCGGGGGCGGGGCTTTTGGACTACCTGGTGGCTGGGGCCATCTGGGGCCTGGCCAACGCCCTTCTCAGGCCCCTGCTCCTCCTCCTGACCCTGCCCCTAAACCTCCTCACCCTGGGGCTTTTCACCCTGGCGGTCAACGGGGCCGTGCTCTACCTGGTGGCCGAGGCCACAGCCCTCGAGGTCCAGGGCTTCCTAGGGGCCTTGGTGGGGGCCCTGATCCTCTCCCTGGTGAGCCTTTTCCTCAACTGGCTCTTCCGCGACTAG
- the mgsA gene encoding methylglyoxal synthase, translated as MRFLALIAHDAKKEEMVAFCRRHRDLLARFPLLATGTTGKRIAEATGLEVERVLSGPLGGDQQIGARVAEGLVLCVLFFQDPLTPKPHEPDVQALMRVCNVHGVPLATNLVAAEALVPWLRAQSGG; from the coding sequence ATGAGGTTCCTGGCCCTCATCGCCCACGACGCCAAGAAGGAGGAGATGGTGGCCTTCTGCCGCCGCCACCGGGACCTCCTGGCCCGCTTTCCCCTCCTGGCCACGGGCACCACGGGGAAGCGCATCGCCGAGGCCACGGGGCTGGAGGTGGAGCGGGTCCTCTCCGGCCCCTTGGGAGGGGACCAGCAGATCGGGGCCCGGGTGGCGGAGGGCCTGGTCCTCTGCGTCCTCTTCTTCCAAGACCCCCTCACCCCCAAGCCCCACGAGCCCGACGTCCAGGCCCTGATGCGCGTGTGCAACGTCCACGGGGTGCCCTTGGCCACCAACCTGGTGGCGGCGGAGGCCCTGGTCCCCTGGCTTAGGGCCCAATCCGGGGGGTAG
- a CDS encoding carboxypeptidase M32: MTPEAAYQNLLEFQRETAYLASLGALAAWDQRTMIPKKGHAHRAKQMAALAKLLHGRMTDPRIGEWLERVEGSHLVQDPFSDAAVNVREWRQAYERARAIPERLAVELAEAESESESYWEEARPKDDWQGFLPYLKRVFSLTREKAEILYALPVPQGDPPYGEPYDALLEGYEPGMRAAELLLLFAQLRQGLAGLLDRILGSPKRPDTTLLHRSYPKEAQRAFALELLQACGYDLEAGRLDPTAHPFEISIGPGDVRITTRYFQDFFNAGIFGTLHEMGHALYEQGLPPEHWGTPRGEAVSLGVHESQSRTWENLVGRSLGFWERFFPRAQAHFPSLEGVGLEDFHFAVNAVAPSLIRVEADEVTYNLHILVRLELELALFRGELSLEDLPGAWAEKYRAYLGVAPRDYKDGVMQDVHWSGGLFGYFPTYTLGNLYAAQFFAKAEEELGDLEGLFRLGEFRPFLDWTRRKIHAEGSRFRPKALVERVTGAPPSAGPFLAYLEGKYRALYAL; encoded by the coding sequence GTGACGCCGGAAGCCGCTTACCAAAACCTCCTGGAGTTCCAACGGGAAACCGCCTACCTGGCCTCCCTGGGAGCCTTGGCCGCCTGGGACCAGCGCACCATGATCCCCAAAAAAGGGCACGCCCACCGGGCCAAGCAGATGGCTGCCCTGGCCAAGCTCCTGCACGGGCGCATGACCGATCCCCGGATCGGGGAGTGGCTGGAGCGGGTGGAGGGTTCGCACCTGGTGCAAGACCCCTTTTCCGATGCCGCGGTCAACGTGCGGGAGTGGCGGCAGGCCTACGAGCGGGCCCGGGCCATCCCCGAGCGCCTAGCGGTGGAGCTGGCGGAGGCGGAGAGCGAAAGCGAGAGCTACTGGGAGGAAGCCCGGCCCAAGGACGACTGGCAGGGCTTCCTGCCCTACCTGAAGCGGGTCTTCTCCCTCACCCGGGAGAAGGCGGAGATCCTCTACGCCCTCCCGGTGCCCCAGGGGGACCCCCCGTATGGGGAGCCCTACGACGCCCTTCTGGAGGGGTACGAGCCGGGGATGCGGGCGGCGGAGCTCCTGCTCCTTTTTGCCCAGCTGCGCCAGGGTCTTGCCGGGCTTTTGGACCGCATCCTAGGGAGCCCCAAGCGGCCCGATACCACCCTCCTCCACCGTTCCTACCCCAAGGAGGCCCAGCGGGCCTTCGCCCTGGAACTTTTGCAGGCCTGTGGCTACGACCTCGAGGCGGGCCGCCTGGACCCCACCGCCCACCCCTTTGAGATCTCCATCGGCCCTGGGGACGTGCGCATCACCACCCGCTACTTCCAGGACTTCTTCAACGCCGGCATCTTCGGCACCCTGCACGAGATGGGCCACGCCCTCTACGAGCAGGGCCTGCCCCCGGAGCACTGGGGGACCCCCCGGGGGGAGGCGGTCTCCCTGGGGGTGCACGAGTCGCAAAGCCGTACCTGGGAGAACCTGGTGGGCCGCTCCTTGGGCTTTTGGGAGCGCTTCTTCCCCCGGGCCCAGGCCCATTTCCCAAGCCTGGAGGGGGTGGGCCTCGAGGACTTCCACTTCGCCGTGAACGCCGTGGCCCCCTCCCTGATCCGGGTGGAGGCGGACGAGGTCACCTACAACCTGCACATCCTGGTGCGCCTGGAGCTGGAGCTTGCCCTCTTCCGGGGAGAGCTTTCCCTGGAGGACCTGCCCGGGGCCTGGGCGGAGAAGTACCGGGCCTACCTGGGGGTGGCCCCCAGGGACTACAAGGACGGGGTGATGCAGGACGTGCACTGGTCGGGGGGGCTTTTCGGCTACTTCCCCACCTACACCCTGGGGAACCTCTACGCCGCCCAGTTCTTCGCCAAGGCGGAGGAGGAGCTTGGGGACCTGGAGGGCCTCTTCCGCCTTGGGGAGTTCCGCCCCTTTTTGGACTGGACCCGGAGGAAGATCCACGCCGAGGGGAGCCGCTTCCGCCCCAAGGCCCTGGTGGAACGGGTGACCGGAGCCCCCCCCAGCGCCGGGCCCTTCCTGGCCTACCTGGAGGGGAAGTACCGGGCCCTTTACGCCCTGTGA
- a CDS encoding M42 family metallopeptidase — translation MDYAPHLPFLERLLMAAGPSGFEGEATRVFLEEAKTFALTEEDRHGNAYARLNPGGRPKVLLLGHADEIGVIVSHVEEGGFLRLKPLGGWDPQVLVGQRLRFLGKGGPVYGVVGRKAVHVLKEEERKRAVALEDLFADIGARDREEALAHLEVGSVGVLDQPPRWLLGRRLASKALDNRLGAFVVLEALRLLQGRTGAEVVAVATVQEEIGAYGARTAAFREAPDLALVVDVHHDGTTPGMEKARVGEAALGQGVVLDVGPFADREVLKGLRAVAEEAGIPYVLHAHGPSSGTDADEVAKVREGIPTGILSLPLRYMHSPVEVVDLADVERAVRLLALYVARL, via the coding sequence ATGGACTACGCGCCCCACCTGCCTTTCCTGGAAAGGCTCCTCATGGCCGCGGGCCCCTCGGGGTTTGAGGGGGAGGCCACCCGGGTCTTCCTGGAGGAGGCCAAGACCTTCGCCCTTACCGAAGAGGACCGGCACGGCAACGCCTACGCCCGGCTGAACCCCGGAGGCAGGCCCAAGGTCCTCCTCCTGGGGCACGCGGACGAGATCGGGGTCATCGTGAGCCACGTGGAGGAAGGAGGCTTCCTGCGCCTCAAGCCCCTGGGGGGCTGGGACCCGCAGGTCCTGGTGGGGCAGCGCCTCCGCTTCCTGGGCAAGGGGGGGCCGGTTTACGGGGTGGTGGGCCGGAAGGCGGTCCACGTGCTCAAGGAGGAGGAGCGCAAACGGGCCGTGGCCCTGGAGGACCTCTTCGCCGACATCGGGGCCAGGGACCGCGAGGAGGCCCTGGCCCACCTCGAGGTGGGCTCGGTGGGCGTCCTGGACCAGCCGCCCCGCTGGCTCCTGGGGAGGAGGCTCGCCTCCAAGGCCCTGGACAACCGCCTGGGGGCCTTCGTGGTCCTGGAGGCCCTCCGCCTCCTCCAGGGGCGCACGGGGGCTGAGGTGGTGGCGGTGGCCACGGTGCAGGAGGAGATCGGAGCCTACGGGGCCAGGACCGCGGCCTTCCGCGAGGCCCCGGACCTGGCCCTGGTGGTGGACGTCCACCACGACGGCACCACCCCCGGGATGGAGAAGGCCCGGGTGGGGGAGGCGGCCCTGGGCCAAGGGGTGGTGCTGGACGTGGGGCCCTTCGCCGACCGGGAGGTCCTGAAGGGCCTTAGGGCCGTGGCCGAGGAGGCGGGCATCCCCTATGTCCTCCACGCCCACGGGCCCTCTTCCGGCACCGACGCCGACGAGGTGGCCAAGGTGCGGGAGGGGATCCCCACGGGCATCCTCTCCCTCCCCTTGCGCTACATGCACTCCCCGGTGGAGGTGGTGGACCTGGCCGACGTGGAGCGGGCCGTCCGCCTTCTGGCCCTCTACGTGGCCCGCCTCTAG
- a CDS encoding MFS transporter, with protein MGECLGHLGLLLGVALARLGEGRTLSLSLLLAALGLLGAALLPPWPLLLGCCFLLGVGSAAFGALAGAVRLSQAPPELRGRVAGGFLFLTGLLAPLGPLLGGGLAGVSLSLPFLLAGGALLALSPLAGRGWR; from the coding sequence GTGGGCGAGTGCCTCGGCCACCTGGGCCTCCTCCTGGGGGTGGCCCTGGCCCGGCTGGGGGAGGGGAGGACCCTAAGCCTCTCCCTCCTCCTCGCGGCCCTGGGCCTCCTGGGGGCGGCCCTCCTGCCCCCCTGGCCCCTCCTCCTGGGGTGCTGCTTCCTCCTGGGGGTAGGGAGCGCGGCTTTTGGCGCCCTGGCGGGGGCGGTGCGCCTGAGCCAGGCCCCGCCCGAGCTCAGGGGCCGGGTGGCTGGGGGGTTCCTCTTCCTTACGGGCCTCCTGGCCCCTCTGGGGCCCCTTTTGGGCGGGGGGCTGGCTGGGGTTTCCCTGTCCCTGCCCTTCCTCCTGGCCGGTGGGGCCCTCCTGGCCCTGAGCCCCTTGGCGGGAAGGGGGTGGCGGTGA
- a CDS encoding ABC transporter ATP-binding protein: MDSPLLQAQGLRKRFGALEAVRGVSLELRPGEVLAFLGKNGAGKTTTVKMLAGLLLPDGGRVHLLGKDPFQDPWALRHLGAVLEGNRNVYWRLSPLENLVYFGVARGLRLGAARKRALALLQEYDLLEKAHTEVRHLSRGMQQKLAFLQALVHDPEVLLLDEPTLGLDVETALLVQGKIRKLAQGGKAILLTTHQLEVAEALADRVAIIHRGEVILEEEKERLLARFAGDHYVLELEGPAPREVLARLRALGVEGEGPFLFRGNGEALWRVLEALKPLPLRRVAKAEVDLLEVFLKVVGHA; the protein is encoded by the coding sequence ATGGACAGCCCCCTGTTGCAGGCCCAGGGCCTACGCAAGCGCTTCGGTGCCCTCGAGGCCGTCCGGGGCGTAAGCCTTGAACTGCGCCCCGGGGAGGTGCTGGCCTTCCTGGGCAAAAACGGGGCGGGCAAGACCACCACGGTGAAGATGCTGGCGGGGCTCCTCCTCCCCGATGGGGGTAGGGTGCACCTCCTGGGAAAGGACCCCTTCCAGGACCCCTGGGCCCTGAGGCACCTGGGAGCGGTGCTGGAGGGCAACCGCAACGTCTACTGGCGCCTGAGCCCCCTGGAGAACCTGGTCTACTTCGGCGTGGCCCGGGGGCTCCGGCTTGGGGCGGCGAGGAAGCGGGCCCTGGCCCTTTTGCAGGAGTACGACCTCCTGGAAAAGGCCCACACCGAGGTGCGCCACCTCTCCCGGGGGATGCAACAGAAGCTGGCCTTCCTCCAGGCCCTGGTCCACGACCCCGAGGTCCTCCTTCTGGACGAGCCCACCCTGGGCCTAGACGTGGAAACCGCCCTCCTCGTTCAGGGCAAAATCCGCAAGCTGGCCCAAGGGGGCAAGGCCATCCTCCTCACCACCCACCAGCTGGAGGTGGCCGAGGCCCTGGCCGACCGGGTGGCCATCATCCACCGGGGAGAGGTGATCCTGGAGGAGGAGAAGGAAAGGCTCCTCGCCCGTTTTGCCGGGGACCACTACGTGCTGGAGCTGGAGGGCCCCGCGCCCCGGGAGGTCCTGGCCCGCCTCCGGGCCTTGGGGGTGGAGGGGGAGGGGCCCTTCCTTTTCCGGGGAAACGGGGAGGCCCTTTGGCGGGTCCTGGAGGCCCTAAAGCCCCTGCCCCTCAGGCGGGTGGCCAAGGCCGAAGTGGATCTCCTGGAGGTCTTCTTGAAGGTGGTGGGCCATGCTTGA
- a CDS encoding YbfB/YjiJ family MFS transporter: MATRALLLALGPASALGLGRFAYALVLPLMQGAWGLSYAQGGLLGSANTLGYLLGALLSHHLLGRMGYRRGFFLALLLQGPLLALTGVNGYGLAFALRLLQGLLGALVFVGGAALLMALGGSGRALGAYYGGVGLGLLLAPWVLVGAEGPEAAWGRLGLLAFLLGLFVLPARPGLREPPPPAQGEGGLGPILPLLLAYGLYGAGYIGYMTFVTSAVGNWPLLFTLLGLGALLTGVLWGPWVERVGGRRGLFHVLLVLFLGSLPPLAQGLPPASAFLFGLSFLGVITALTQAFRALLPPSAWPRAMGLSTAAFALGQAVGPTLAGLAAEAVGRGEGALWAASSLLALALLPLGPRHRA; the protein is encoded by the coding sequence ATGGCTACTAGGGCCCTCCTCCTGGCCCTGGGGCCGGCCAGCGCCCTGGGCCTGGGCCGCTTCGCCTACGCCCTGGTCCTCCCCCTGATGCAGGGGGCCTGGGGGCTTTCCTACGCCCAGGGCGGCCTTTTGGGAAGCGCCAACACCCTGGGCTACCTCCTGGGGGCCCTCCTGAGCCACCACCTCCTGGGGCGGATGGGGTACCGGAGGGGGTTTTTCCTGGCCCTCCTCCTGCAAGGGCCCTTGCTGGCCCTCACCGGGGTCAACGGGTACGGCCTGGCCTTTGCCCTCAGGCTCCTGCAGGGGCTTCTTGGGGCCCTGGTCTTCGTGGGCGGGGCGGCCCTCCTCATGGCCCTGGGGGGTTCGGGCCGGGCCCTGGGGGCCTACTACGGGGGGGTGGGCCTGGGCCTCCTCCTCGCCCCTTGGGTCCTGGTGGGGGCCGAGGGCCCGGAAGCGGCCTGGGGACGGCTTGGCCTCCTGGCCTTCCTCCTGGGCCTCTTCGTCCTCCCCGCCCGCCCTGGGCTCCGGGAACCCCCGCCCCCCGCCCAGGGGGAAGGGGGCCTGGGCCCCATCCTGCCCCTCCTCCTGGCCTATGGCCTCTACGGGGCAGGGTACATCGGCTACATGACCTTCGTGACCAGCGCGGTGGGGAACTGGCCCCTCCTCTTCACCCTCCTGGGCCTGGGGGCCCTCCTCACCGGGGTCCTCTGGGGGCCATGGGTGGAACGGGTGGGGGGAAGGCGGGGGCTTTTCCACGTGCTCCTGGTGCTCTTCCTGGGGAGCCTACCCCCCCTGGCCCAGGGCCTGCCCCCCGCAAGCGCCTTCCTCTTTGGCCTTTCCTTTCTGGGGGTGATCACCGCCCTCACCCAGGCCTTCCGCGCCCTTCTGCCCCCCTCGGCCTGGCCTCGAGCCATGGGGCTTTCCACCGCCGCCTTCGCCCTGGGCCAGGCGGTGGGGCCCACCCTGGCCGGCCTGGCCGCCGAGGCGGTGGGCCGGGGGGAGGGGGCGCTCTGGGCAGCCTCCAGCCTCCTGGCCCTGGCCCTCCTCCCCCTAGGGCCCCGTCACAGGGCGTAA
- a CDS encoding CBS domain-containing protein — translation MTVRQVLLRKGGEVYAISPEATVLEALKALAQHDIGALLVMEGERLLGIFSERDYARKLVLLGRFSKDTRVAEVMTPDPLTLPPEADLAQAMRLMTEHRVRHLPVVEGGRVVGVISIGDVVKAIIGEQEVLIGELSRYVTENR, via the coding sequence ATGACGGTCCGCCAGGTCCTGTTGCGTAAGGGGGGCGAGGTCTACGCCATCTCCCCGGAGGCCACGGTGCTGGAGGCCCTGAAGGCGCTGGCCCAGCACGATATCGGCGCCCTTTTGGTCATGGAGGGGGAGAGGCTTCTCGGCATCTTCTCCGAGCGGGATTATGCCCGCAAGCTGGTCCTTCTGGGCCGCTTCTCCAAGGACACCCGGGTGGCGGAGGTGATGACGCCCGACCCCCTCACCCTCCCCCCCGAGGCCGACCTCGCCCAGGCCATGCGCCTCATGACCGAGCACCGGGTGCGCCACCTGCCCGTGGTGGAGGGGGGGCGGGTGGTGGGGGTGATCTCCATCGGGGATGTGGTCAAAGCCATCATCGGCGAGCAGGAGGTCCTGATCGGCGAGCTTTCCCGCTACGTGACCGAAAACCGCTAG